AACTCGGCCAATTGAACCGGCAAGGCCACCAAAATAGTGAAAATTAAAAATAAAAGAAAAAATACAGCGCCGCCGTTTGTACCGGCCGTATAAGGGAATTTCCAAATTGCACCCAAACCGATGGCCGAGCCTGCCGCAGCAAGCACAAAGCCGATTTTGGATGACCAAGATGAATGGTTGCTCATAATGTAATATTAAGAAACGTGAAGATGCCGAATTGTAACAGGGTGAAGTCAAGCCGTGAGTAGCTTGCGGACAGCCGATAAGCAATTCGCACGGATGGTGCGTACTTACCAAGCAAATTGGCATGAATTTCTGATAATTAAACTTTTAATAGCATAAATTTTATTTTTATATTTTAAATTTGACGGTTTATTTTAAAAATAAGCATATAAAAGGCCGTCTGAAACCTCGTTTTTAAGGTTTCAGACGGCCTTTATCCTTAAGCCGCTTTATTTTTTCATGGCATCGGTCAAAACTTTGACATTGTAGCGGTACATGCCGATGTAGCTGTTGGCCGGTGCGCCACCCAATGCATCTGAATACAAACGTCCGCTGACATTGACGCCGGTTTCTTTAGCAATACGGTCAATCATGCGCGTGTCTTTGATGTTTTCAGTAAAGACCGCCTTAATGCCCTCGCGTTTGATTTGGCGGATGATGGAAGCCACTTGTTTGGCAGACGGCTCGGCTTCGCTGCTCACGCCTTGAGGGGCGATGAATTCAATATTGTAGCGTTTGCCCATGTAAGAGAACGCATCATGCCCGGTCAAGACTTTACGCTTGGCGGCAGGTACGGCATTAAAGGCAGCCTGCGCATCACTGTGCAGTTTTTTCAGCTGCATTTGATAGTTGCCCAAACGTTGCTGATAGTAGGTTTTGCCTTCAGGGTCGGCTTGAATCAGCGCATTGGCAACGTTTTGCGCATAAGTACCCATCAGGACGGGGTCGGTCCAAACGTGCGGGTCAAACTCGCCGTGATCGTGATGATGGCCTTCGTGATCGTGGTCATGATGATGACCGCCCTCTTCTGCTTTCAAAGCCTGAATGCCTTTGGTCGCTTCGGCAAAAGGAACTTTGCTCTGTTTTACTGCGCGCTGTACATCTGCGGCTTCCAAGCCCAAGCCGTTGAGCAATACCAATTTGGCACTGCGGATTTTTTTGATGTCGCCACTGGTCATGTGGTAGGCATGGCTGTCTTGGTTTGCGCCCACCAAGCTTTGTACGGCCACACGGTCTCCACCAATCTGTTTGGCCACATCGCCCAAAATGCTGAAGCTGGTCACAACAGGCAAAGGAGCTGCATAAGCGGCACCGGTCAATAATGCGGCAACAATGCCGAGTTTCCAATGTTTCATATTCTCTCCAGTGATATAACGTAACATTAACATCATCATAAGACAGACCGCCTGATTATTCAAGCGGCCGACTGAAAAATCATGCCGTGCGGTGTTTCTTGCGGCGCAGCCATTTTGCCAAAATGCCGCCTTCCAAACCGAACACGACGGAAATCAGGTAAAGCGTGCCGCAGCATAAAATAATCGCAGGGCCTGACGGGATTTCGATATGGTAGGAAAACAACAGTCCTGCCAAGCCGCAAAGCAAAGCCAATGCGACAGACAAAATCATCAGCCAACCCATGCTTTTCGCCCACAGTCTGGCGGTAATCGCCGGCAACATCATCAAGCCGACCGACATCAACGTACCCAATGCCTGAAAACCGGCAACCAGATTCATCACGACCAGCACCAAAAACAACACATGCCAAAAGCCGCCCTTACCGCCGACAGCCTTGAGGAACAAAGGGTCTATGCTTTCCAACACCAGAGGGCGGAACATAACCGCCATCAGCAAAATAGTAACACTCGCAGAAACGGCAATCAGCTGCAAAGCCGGAATATCGACCGCCAACACCGAGCCAAACAGCAAATGCAGCAAATCGACGCTGCTGCCGTTTTTGCTGACCAAAACCACGCCGATGGCAAGGCTGCTCAAATAAAATGCAGCAAAGTTCGCGTCTTCTTTCAATGAAGTAAACCGGCTGACCAAACCGGCCAACAAAGCCATTAGCAAACCGGCCGCAAAACCGCCGACACTCATCGCAGGCAAACTCAAACCGGCAAACATATAGCCAATGGCCGCACCGGGCAAAACCGCATGGCTCAAGGCATCGCCCACCAAACTCATGCGGCGCATTACCAAAAACACACCGACAGGCGCCGCACTCAATGCCAGGCAGAAAATCGACACCAAGGCATAGCGCATAAAGTCAAATTCGGCGAACGGCGCAACGACCAAATCATATAAATCCATGTTTTATCGCTTTTTTATTAATCTCTGAAAGCCTTAGGCCGTCTGAAAAACACTTACTTTCAGACGGCCTTGCCCATTAAACCGCGCACCAATCGGCCGCTTCCTGTTTCTGCATCATTCGGTTTGCCTGTGCCAAAAATTCATCGGTCAACACATTTTCCGTCGCACCGGCAGTCACTTTTTCACGCGCCAAAAGCAGCGTGTTGGCAAAATATGCCCTTACCTGCTCGTAATCATGCAACACGGCAATCACAGCCTGACCGTCCTGATGGCATTGGCGCAAAACTTCCAACAGCGCATAAGTCGTCCGCGCATCCACCGCGTTAAATGGTTCGTCCAGCAACAAAAATTTGGCATCCTGCACCAGCATCCGCGCAAACAATACGCGTTGGAACTGGCCATTGGACAAGTGCGCAATTTGGCGCGTGGCAAAATCCTGCATTTCCACGCGTTCCAAAGCCGCCATTACGCGCTTTTTCTGCTCCGCGTTCACGCGTCCGAAAAAGCCGATTTCATACCACAGCCCCATCGCCGCCAGTTCAAACACCGTCATCGGCTGGCTGCGGTCAATGTCCGACTGCTGCGGCAGATAAGCAATGTCCTTGCGCGCCATATTTTCATAGCGCACACTGCCCGTATCCGTCTTCTGCAAGCCCATAATGGCTTTGAGCAAGGTCGATTTGCCCGCGCCGTTTGGTCCGAAAATCGTCCACATCTTTCCATCTTCAAACGCCATATCGACATGGTGCACCACCGGCCTGCGCTGATAGCTGACCGTCAGATTCTCCACCACGATACTCATGGCAATACCGCCCAAAAATATACAGCCCACAACGCCGCCAATGCGACAAGCGCAATCAGCAGCCTTTGCAGCAATCCGGTCAACAATACAGAATTCATAAGCCTAAAACCGCCCTTGCCCGAATACGGACAACAGGCCGTCTGAAAGAAAATTAAAACATTAAAATGATACTGTATAACGTTAACCCTGTAAATTTCTTTCGTTTTCAGACGGCATCGGGCAAAAGGCCGAATATCGGTTACAATCCATTTTTTATTTGATGATTGTCCTATGTCTATTCCACTCTTAAACGAAAAACTAAATACCGAAACTGCCCGCATTTCATGGGAAGAGCTGCAATCCCACTTCGCACGCGGTGCCGCCGTCTGCGCAAATTGGAACACGAAAACAAAGCGGGCGAATATCCGAATTTGGATATCGATATGCTCGGCGCGGCCGCCAATTTGCAAAAATCAGACCGCCGCCTCAGCCATCTGCAAGGCTTAGAGCGGAACGAAAGCAATAAAAACCGCTCTATCGGCACAGAAATCGCCGCCCGCGATATCGTCGGCACTTGGGTAGAGCGTAATCGATCCACCATCGATACCAATACCCAAAATAGAGGCTGGATACGGACGATTGTGGACATCTTTGTTGGCAAATCCTCTTCCCACAACTGCACGGGACTGGGCACAGAGCAATGTGTCGATGACGGTTACCGGACAAAAGAAAAAGGCGAAAAAGGAAATGATATTAATACCATTCACCGTATCAGCGTTTATGATTTGCTCGAACAGCAAAACCACCGTACCAATCCCAATCATCCCCAATCAGGAGACCCCAAATGAACAAACCGATACTGCCCCTTATGCTCTGCGTCCTGCTTTCAGGCTGCCTGAACGTCGGCAGCGGCTTCCGTGTGCCGCCCGATGCGTCGGCCAGGTGGAAACTGTGCAACGAAGACAAAATTTATCCTGCTAAAAAAACTCCACCGGAAGCCAGCAGAGCCAAGCGTGATGAAATGCTGCGGCAGATGAATCTGTATGGACAGCGAAAGCTCGACGATATGTTTTCCTGCGGCTATGACCCGATTGGCGGCGGTACGTCAAGAGCCGATGCCTGCGTGCGCAAGAAAGACTGGTACCGTTCGGGCAAAGATATCTATCCCGAAAATAAAATCTACGAGCAATGCCAGCACGACTAGGCTGCTTTCTATGTTGCGCCCGATTTGGATTTGATTGCCGTCGCCCGTCATGTTGCCGAAGATGAAGCCGCGCCATTGAAACAATGGATGGAACAAGGCAAATTTGGTGCCATCAGCGATGATATGGCGCGCATATTTTTAGCGGATAAGCAGGAAATGTGGGCGGTTGTCGTGGCACCGTGGGTATTGGTACAGCCTTGCAAAGACTGATAAGGCCGTCTGAAAAAACAAAACCGGAACATTTCCCATGTTCCGGTTTTTCATTTTTCAGACGGCCTATTGCAACGTAAAGCCTGCTTTAAATTCAAGCTTCGGCACCCCGATAACGAAACGTTTGCCGATGCTGTCTTCAAACTCATACGCGCCTTCGATACTGCCCCAAGGCGTGCTGATTTGCGAACCGCTGTTGTACTCATAGGCTTCGCCCGGGTACAAAACAGGTTGCTCTTCAATCAAGCCGGCATGACCGACCTGCTCTGTCTCACCGTGTCCGTCAGTGATTTCCCAAAAACGCTGACGCAAAGTAATGATTTCATCACTGCGGTTGCAGATGGTGATCAGATAATTGAAGGCGTAACGGTCGCGATAGACGTCGCTCTGACCGGCCATATAACGCGGCTCCACGTTAATCTCGATTTCATTCATAATTGTTTACCCCGTATGGTATTTATTTTATTTCAATCCGGATCATTCCGGCGTGTCCGCCCTATTTTTGCAAAGGGTCGAAACACTTAAAACGCATTACGCGATCCAATAAAACAGGCCCAAGACCATCAAGGTCATCACAGCCGCAATCAAATCATCAAGCATAATGCCTAAACCTCCATGAATCCGCCGGTCAAACCATTTGATCGGCCATGGTTTCAACGCATCAAACAAGCGGAAAATAACAAAAGCCGCCAGCCACCAGCTCCATTTGAACGGAATCAGCGACAGCACCAGCAGCATCGCGACAATTTCATCCCAGACGATACCGCCGTAATCCTGAATGCCCAATTCCCTCTCGGTATAACCGCAAATGCGGATACCCCAAAAAAACAAGGCGATACACAATAAAAGCAATATCCAGCCGTCTATGCCCAACAGGCACAATACAAAAGCCAGAGGTAATGCTGCCAGCGTTCCGGCCGTACCCGGCGCAACCGGCGACAAGCCGCTGCCGAAACCGAATCCTAAAAAACACAATGGTTTGTGCAACAGCCAAGAAAAAGTAGGTTTACGTTCAGCCAAAATGATCAAATCCTAAAGAAGTCAGTTCCAATACGCCGCCTTCGGCATCCAAAATATTCAGACGGCCTGAGTCAGTAATTTTACCAATTTGGGCGACCGGTACGCCACTTTGTTCCGCTGCCTGACAAACGCGTTCCCTGTCTTCTGGAGCGGCAGTAAAAATCAGTTCGTAGTCATCGCCGCCGGCCAATACCGCCGACAACCATTGTTCGCGCGACAAAACGTTTTTCAATTCAGGCAACGACGGCACACAATCGGCAAATATTTCTGCTCCGACAGCAGAGGCTTTCAAAATATGCCCCGCATCTTGAGCCAGGCCGTCTGAAACATCTTGCGCAGCATGGGCAAACGGCAGCAATGCCTGACCCAATGAAACGCGCGGTTCCGGACGGAGCAATTTATCATCGCAAACCGCCATGATTTCAGACGGCAATTGATAATGTCCCAGATGTTTGTTCAAAGCAGCGGCAGCCAAACCCAACTGACCAGATACCCAAATATCGTCGCCGACTTCAGCCGCATCACGCCGCAGGGTACGCCCTGTCGGAACTTCACCTACTATCGTTACATTAAAGACCAAATCGCCTTTGGTGGTATCGCCACCAATCAACACCGTATCAAAACGCGCAGCCAAAGCAAAAAAGCTATCGCAAAAGCGTTTGAGCCAATCTTGATTCAATTCAGGCAACGCAGCACTAAGCAACACCCAACGGGGCTTGGCGCCCATAGCGGCCATATCGGATAAATTTACTGCAAGTATTTTCCATGCCAAATCTTCAGGCAAAACATCTTCAAAAAAATGTCTGCCTTTGACCAACATATCAGCGCTAAAACATAAATCAAATCCGTTACTTGGGCGAATAATAGCGGCATCGTCCCCTATGCCCAAAATCAGACCTTCCGATTTTTGTCGCTGCAAATATTGTCTGATAAAGTCAAATTCCGTCATATTTATCCAATACAACTATAACTTAGATTACTACATCTAATTTTGTGCCAGCCTGATGTTTGCCTGCTAACACGTCAAACATCAAACTTCAACATTATTTAGATATAAAACTTAATAAGTTAAAGACCGTCTGAAAATATAGATTTCAGACGGCCTCATGTTTTCAAACCACTCTGAACAGGTATATTTACAGATAGACGATTTCGCCTGTCCGCCCCCTGCTCTCTTGGCTTGCCCACCAAATAAATTGCGGCAGGACATCTTCGTAGTTTTTACGTTCGCTTTTCGATTCGCCCGGATGCGATTTGATACGTTGCGGCGAATTGATGGCACCCGGCACCAAAACATTGGCACGCAGGTTGTCAAAACGTTCCCACTCATCCGCGGCCACTTTACACAAATAATTGAGCGCGGCTTTGGAGGCACCAAAACCGCCCCAATAGGCTTGCGGCTTCTCGCCGTGGCTTTCGCCGACAAAAATCACAGAAGCGTCTTCGGATTGCTTCAACAATGGGAACAGCGCACGGGTCAAGCCCATAGGCGCAACGGTATTGATGCGGTATTGGTTGACCCATTCCGATACGGTTTGAAAGTCCAATGGCGACAAGGCATAGAAATAGCTGGCACAATGCACCACGCCATCCAATTTTCCGCCGGTTGCTTCATCAATAGTTTCCGCGAATTGCTTAAACTCTTTCTCCTCCGCGCTCATCAAATCAAAGCAGATGGCAAACGGCTCAGGACTGCCGGCAGCCACAATGGCATCATATACTTTTTCCAAACGCTTTTGATGACGCGCCACCAAAATGACAGTCGCTCCGGCAGCCGCATAGGCTTTGGCAACCTGCTCGCCCAAGCCTTGGGATGCACCGGTAATCAAGATGGTTTTGTTCGCTAATGTCGTCATGGCTTTTCCTTGAACTTTATGGTTTCGGATATTGTATCGGCTTGGTAAGTTTTGTAAAGTCAAAAAGGCCGTCTGAACATTCAGATGGCCTCAGTTTATTCAAACCGCAAATCCAGCATCAGCTTTTCAGCCGCGGCAAAGCCTGACTGAACCGCAGCCTCCAATGTTGCCGGATAGCGCGGATGGAGATAGTCGCCGGCCGGATAAATACGGCGATGGTGCAGCCATGAGAAATCAGGTTGTACAAAATCAACCGTTGCCGCCGTAGTCGCTCGTTTTTCCGTAATAATGCGTACGGCTTCAGGCTTATCCAAATCCGGACAAATCCGCTTAATGTCCGCATGAATGTTCTCGGCCAAATCTTTATCCTTCCAAGCCTCGGTACAATCGGAAACGCTGATGACGACTGCAACTTCATTATCCGGCAAGCCCAACGCCCCCCGATGTAACACCCATTGCGCCGTACCATCAGAAAACCCGGTTAAAGGTGCAGGCAGTTTGACTGTTTGGGCATAACGCAAATAAACCGTGGTAATCGCATGATAGTGCAACGATTGATAGGCCGTCTGAATATAGTCAGGCGTATCTTCAGGCAAAAGCGCGTCAACATGATATGGCGCAACAGCCAGAATCACCGCATCAAATACTTCACCATTGATTTCAATTCGGCCATCAATATGATGGTTTAAATGGGAAACACGAGTTTCAAGATGTATCTTTGCACCATGTTTGTGCAGAAAATCCAAAGCCGGCTCGGCTACGATCCGCCCTAAATCCTGCTTAGGCAAAAGATAATCGCTGTTCTCCTTTTCAGACCACAAGCCATCATTCAATACATTACATAAGATGCGCAACGATGCCTGTTCTAACGGCGTATTTAAAGCCCCCCAAACCAAAGGTTGCCAAAATTGCCCAAGTAAGCTGCGGGGAACATTTCGTGTTCTCAACCACTTTGCAACCGTCAAATCGGTTTTATGATGAGCTGCCCAACGTTGCAATGCCGACATATCCGACAGCAATTTGATTTTCAATGAAAAAGAAAGATTTTTCGCACGCAGGATACCGACAAGCAAATGCCAAGGCGCAGGCAGAGAGGCCGTCTGAAACTGCAATCCTTCATGGATGTACCATTGCAAAGGCTGGCGTAAAAAGGCTGACTCGGGTTGAACGCCAATATGTTGCATTAAAGTTTGAACACCATGATACGCACCCAACAAGATATGCTGCCCATTATCCAAAAAGCTGAATCCATCATCTTTTCCGGACAAGGCACGCGCCCTACCGCCAGCCTGTCTCCCGGCCTCAAACAAAGAAATATCGGCTCGATGAATCAGGGAAACCGCCGCAGACAAACCTGCCCAACCGGCACCAATCACAGCAATTTTTGGACGCTTAGTATTCATGGTTTAAATCCAAACAGCCAAGTTTTCAAAGCAATACGTTTTTTACGGGGAGAAGGAATCGCAATTTTATAAATCAAAACATTTTGCGCACCATCACGGTCGATTTCATTCAACAACGCATAATAAATAGCCGCCATAATCAGGCCGACTTTTTGCGATTTCTTATCCTCAGCCGGCAAAAGCGACATCGCTTCACGATAAGTTTCACGCGCCCTATTCACTTGAAATTGCATCAATTTTACAAAATTGTCTGTCGGTTTGCACTGCATAATGACGTTGGCAGGCACGTCAAACTTCTGCATTTCCTCTATCGGTAGATAAATTCTTCCCTGCCGCGCATCTTCGCCCACATCGCGAATAATATTCGTCAACTGCAAAGCCAAACCCATTTTGTCCGCATATTCCAAAGTTTTCGGATTGGTAAAACCTAAAATCCGCGCAATAAGACAACCCACTACCCCGGCAACACGGTGGCAATACAGTTTTAACTCATCAAAACTACCATAACGAGCCTGCTCCAAATCCATCTGCATGCCATCAATCAAAGCTTCAAATTCATTCTTCGGCAAGTCAAAATTTGCCCGAATATCTTTTAAAGCTTGATGAACGGGATGCTCAGGCATCTCATTGTTAAAGACTTTCTCCAAATCACTGCGCCACCAATTCAACGTTATCTGAGCTACATTTGGATCGGTACAGCCATCAACCACATCATCTAGTTCGCGACAAAAAGCATATAAAACAGTGATCGCATTTCTTTTTTCTACCGATAAAAAACGAAAGCCGGATAAAAAACTGGAATGGCTTTCTGCAGCCTTTTGATGACAATAATCCAAAGCAAGCACTGTGTATCCTAAAAATATCGTTATAAATAATTAGCAGGGATTTTATCTGTATTTAAAAAAGTACGCCAATATCAAATCTCATCTTACAACAAGGCCGTCTGAAAACTAATCTTAAGTATCTTTCAGACGGCCTAATATTCTACGTCGCCAATATCGAAACCAACAGCATCACCACCAACAGCTGTATCAAGGAATACCCCCTCTGCACAGTTACCCCATTCCGTATTCCGTCAAATGCCTTTGAGTACATATCTTTATTCCCTTTATCTTTTATATCCCCATCCGACAGGAGACTATCCGTTTATCCCTTTTACCCAATGTAAAGCCCCGCTTTGCCCAAGCTCTCATTGCCGGCCCCATACAAAGCCGCCCGTCAACCCGAACCGGCAAGCGGTTCGGCCTCGGGGCGGCATACGGCAGTTAACCGTCAGACTTATTTTTTCACGGCAGGCTGTGCGGCCTTAGGCGCAGCAGAAGAAACCGTCGCCTCCGCCTTCAACTTGTTCAGCACCGCATCACCGATGCCCTTCACGTTTTTCAGCTCCTCCACCGATTTGAACGCACCGTTCTTCTGACGGTATTCCACAATCGATTTCGCCTTAGCCGGACCGATACCCGGCAAGGCCTCCAGTTCGACAGAAGACGCAGTATTGATGTTCACGGCAGCCAAAGAGAACGCCGCACAAACGGCGGCAAACGCACCAAATAAAAATTTCTTCATCAGATTTTTTCCCATAACATATTTGATTGAATCAGTCATGCTGTTTACAGAATGGTTTTATTCCACTCTGTAAACACTGTCACATACGCAGATAGGGCAACAGCTCATACCCACATAAATGCTTACAACATATTAACGCAAATATCGTTTGATTTCAAATATTCTAAACGGTTAACCGTAACTTCGGTACTTTTGTTTAAGAATAACAACAAGGTAATCATAATCTCCCTATCACCAAACCGACAGAAACGACAGGCATGTAAAAAGCCCCCGACATCAGTCGGGGGCTTCGGAATGGGTGTTTGGCGGTGACCTACTTTCACATGGAAGAACCACACTATCATCGGCGCTGAGTCGTTTCACGGTCCTGTTCGGGATGGGAAGGCGTGGGACCAACTCGCTATGGCCGCCAAACTTAAACTGTTACAAATCGGTAAAGCCTTAATCAATATATTCGGTGATGACTGAATCAGTCAGTAAGCTTTTATCTCTTGAAGTTCTTCAAATGATAGAGTCAAGCCTCACGAGCAATTAGTATGGGTTAGCTTCACGCGTTACCGCGCTTCCACACCCCACCTATCAACGTCCTGGTCTCGAACGACTCTTTAGCGTGGTTAAACCACAAGGGAAGTCTCATCTTCAGGCGAGTTTCGCGCTTAGATGCTTTCAGCGCTTATCTCTTCCGAACTTAGCTACCCGGCTATGCAACTGGCGTTACAACCGGTACACCAGAGGTTCGTCCACTCCGGTCCTCTCGTACTAGGAGCAGCCCCCGTCAAACTTCCAACGCCCACTGCAGATAGGGACCAAACTGTCTCACGACGTTTTAAACCCAGCTCACGTACCACTTTAAATGGCGAACAGCCATACCCTTGGGACCGACTACAGCCCCAGGATGTGATGAGCCGACATCGAGGTGCCAAACTCCGCCGTCGATATGAACTCTTGGGCGGAATCAGCCTGTTATCCCCGGAGTACCTTTTATCCGTTGAGCGATGGCCCTTCCATACAGAACCACCGGATCACTATGTCCTGCTTTCGCACCTGCTCGACTTGTCGGTCTCGCAGTTAAGCTACCTTTTGCCATTGCACTATCAGTCCGATTTCCGACCGGACCTAGGTAACCTTCGAACTCCTCCGTTACTCTTTGGGAGGAGACCGCCCCAGTCAAACTGCCTACCATGCACGGTCCCCGACCCGGATTACGGGTCTGGGTTAGAACCTCAAAGACACCAGGGTGGTATTTCAAGGACGGCTCCACAGAGACTGGCGTCTCTGCTTCTAAGCCTCCCACCTATCCTACACAAGTGACTTCAAAGTCCAATGCAAAGCTACAGTAAAGGTTCACGGGGTCTTTCCGTCTAGCAGCGGGTAGATTGCATCTTCACAACCACTTCAACTTCGCTGAGTCTCAGGAGGAGACAGTGTGGCCATCGTTACGCCATTCGTGCGGGTCGGAACTTACCCGACAAGGAATTTCGCTACCTTAGGACCGTTATAGTTACGGCCGCCGTTTACTGGGGCTTCGATCCGATGCTTGCACATCTTCAATTAACCTTCCAGCACCGGGCAGGCGTCACACCCTATACGTCCACTTTCGTGTTAGCAGAGTGCTGTGTTTTTAATAAACAGTCGCAGCCACCTATTCTCTGCGACCCTCCAGGGCTTACGGAGCAAGTCCTTAACCTTAGAGGGCATACCTTCTCCCGAAGTTACGGTATCAATTTGCCGAGTTCCTTCTCCTGAGTTCTCTCAAGCGCCTTAGAATTCTCATCCTGCCCACCTGTGTCGGTTTGCGGTACGGTTCAATTCAAACTGAAGCTTAGTGGCTTTTCCTGGAAGCGTGGTATCGGTTACTTCATGTCCGTAGACACTCGTCATCACTTCTCGGTGTTAAGAAGACCCGGATTTGCCTAAGTCTTCCACCTACCGGCTTAAACAAGCTATTCCAACAGCTTGCTAACCTAACCTTCTCCGTCCCCACATCGCATTTGAATCAAGTACAGGAATATTAACCTGTTTCCCATCGACTACGCATTTCTGCCTCGCCTTAGGGGCCGACTCACCCTACGCCGATGAACGTTGCGTAGGAAACCTTGGGCTTTCGGCGAGCGGGCTTTTCACCCGCTTTATCGCTACTCATGTCAACATTCGCACTTCTGATACCTCCAGCACACTTTACAATGCACCTTCATCGGCCTACAGAACGCTCCCCTACCATGCCAGTAAACTGGCATCCGCAGCTTCGGTTATAGATTTGAGC
This genomic interval from Neisseria flavescens contains the following:
- the hpnD gene encoding presqualene diphosphate synthase HpnD; its protein translation is MLALDYCHQKAAESHSSFLSGFRFLSVEKRNAITVLYAFCRELDDVVDGCTDPNVAQITLNWWRSDLEKVFNNEMPEHPVHQALKDIRANFDLPKNEFEALIDGMQMDLEQARYGSFDELKLYCHRVAGVVGCLIARILGFTNPKTLEYADKMGLALQLTNIIRDVGEDARQGRIYLPIEEMQKFDVPANVIMQCKPTDNFVKLMQFQVNRARETYREAMSLLPAEDKKSQKVGLIMAAIYYALLNEIDRDGAQNVLIYKIAIPSPRKKRIALKTWLFGFKP
- a CDS encoding metal ABC transporter ATP-binding protein; amino-acid sequence: MSIVVENLTVSYQRRPVVHHVDMAFEDGKMWTIFGPNGAGKSTLLKAIMGLQKTDTGSVRYENMARKDIAYLPQQSDIDRSQPMTVFELAAMGLWYEIGFFGRVNAEQKKRVMAALERVEMQDFATRQIAHLSNGQFQRVLFARMLVQDAKFLLLDEPFNAVDARTTYALLEVLRQCHQDGQAVIAVLHDYEQVRAYFANTLLLAREKVTAGATENVLTDEFLAQANRMMQKQEAADWCAV
- a CDS encoding DUF2288 family protein, with product MSIPLLNEKLNTETARISWEELQSHFARGAAVCANWNTKTKRANIRIWISICSARPPICKNQTAASAICKA
- the thiL gene encoding thiamine-phosphate kinase, with the translated sequence MTEFDFIRQYLQRQKSEGLILGIGDDAAIIRPSNGFDLCFSADMLVKGRHFFEDVLPEDLAWKILAVNLSDMAAMGAKPRWVLLSAALPELNQDWLKRFCDSFFALAARFDTVLIGGDTTKGDLVFNVTIVGEVPTGRTLRRDAAEVGDDIWVSGQLGLAAAALNKHLGHYQLPSEIMAVCDDKLLRPEPRVSLGQALLPFAHAAQDVSDGLAQDAGHILKASAVGAEIFADCVPSLPELKNVLSREQWLSAVLAGGDDYELIFTAAPEDRERVCQAAEQSGVPVAQIGKITDSGRLNILDAEGGVLELTSLGFDHFG
- a CDS encoding metal ABC transporter permease — protein: MDLYDLVVAPFAEFDFMRYALVSIFCLALSAAPVGVFLVMRRMSLVGDALSHAVLPGAAIGYMFAGLSLPAMSVGGFAAGLLMALLAGLVSRFTSLKEDANFAAFYLSSLAIGVVLVSKNGSSVDLLHLLFGSVLAVDIPALQLIAVSASVTILLMAVMFRPLVLESIDPLFLKAVGGKGGFWHVLFLVLVVMNLVAGFQALGTLMSVGLMMLPAITARLWAKSMGWLMILSVALALLCGLAGLLFSYHIEIPSGPAIILCCGTLYLISVVFGLEGGILAKWLRRKKHRTA
- a CDS encoding SDR family oxidoreductase, yielding MTTLANKTILITGASQGLGEQVAKAYAAAGATVILVARHQKRLEKVYDAIVAAGSPEPFAICFDLMSAEEKEFKQFAETIDEATGGKLDGVVHCASYFYALSPLDFQTVSEWVNQYRINTVAPMGLTRALFPLLKQSEDASVIFVGESHGEKPQAYWGGFGASKAALNYLCKVAADEWERFDNLRANVLVPGAINSPQRIKSHPGESKSERKNYEDVLPQFIWWASQESRGRTGEIVYL
- the hpnE gene encoding hydroxysqualene dehydroxylase HpnE; the encoded protein is MNTKRPKIAVIGAGWAGLSAAVSLIHRADISLFEAGRQAGGRARALSGKDDGFSFLDNGQHILLGAYHGVQTLMQHIGVQPESAFLRQPLQWYIHEGLQFQTASLPAPWHLLVGILRAKNLSFSLKIKLLSDMSALQRWAAHHKTDLTVAKWLRTRNVPRSLLGQFWQPLVWGALNTPLEQASLRILCNVLNDGLWSEKENSDYLLPKQDLGRIVAEPALDFLHKHGAKIHLETRVSHLNHHIDGRIEINGEVFDAVILAVAPYHVDALLPEDTPDYIQTAYQSLHYHAITTVYLRYAQTVKLPAPLTGFSDGTAQWVLHRGALGLPDNEVAVVISVSDCTEAWKDKDLAENIHADIKRICPDLDKPEAVRIITEKRATTAATVDFVQPDFSWLHHRRIYPAGDYLHPRYPATLEAAVQSGFAAAEKLMLDLRFE
- a CDS encoding DUF2288 family protein, giving the protein MDLIAVARHVAEDEAAPLKQWMEQGKFGAISDDMARIFLADKQEMWAVVVAPWVLVQPCKD
- a CDS encoding phosphatidylglycerophosphatase A family protein — protein: MAERKPTFSWLLHKPLCFLGFGFGSGLSPVAPGTAGTLAALPLAFVLCLLGIDGWILLLLCIALFFWGIRICGYTERELGIQDYGGIVWDEIVAMLLVLSLIPFKWSWWLAAFVIFRLFDALKPWPIKWFDRRIHGGLGIMLDDLIAAVMTLMVLGLFYWIA
- the apaG gene encoding Co2+/Mg2+ efflux protein ApaG, with product MNEIEINVEPRYMAGQSDVYRDRYAFNYLITICNRSDEIITLRQRFWEITDGHGETEQVGHAGLIEEQPVLYPGEAYEYNSGSQISTPWGSIEGAYEFEDSIGKRFVIGVPKLEFKAGFTLQ
- a CDS encoding metal ABC transporter solute-binding protein, Zn/Mn family — translated: MKHWKLGIVAALLTGAAYAAPLPVVTSFSILGDVAKQIGGDRVAVQSLVGANQDSHAYHMTSGDIKKIRSAKLVLLNGLGLEAADVQRAVKQSKVPFAEATKGIQALKAEEGGHHHDHDHEGHHHDHGEFDPHVWTDPVLMGTYAQNVANALIQADPEGKTYYQQRLGNYQMQLKKLHSDAQAAFNAVPAAKRKVLTGHDAFSYMGKRYNIEFIAPQGVSSEAEPSAKQVASIIRQIKREGIKAVFTENIKDTRMIDRIAKETGVNVSGRLYSDALGGAPANSYIGMYRYNVKVLTDAMKK
- a CDS encoding ComEA family DNA-binding protein: MKKFLFGAFAAVCAAFSLAAVNINTASSVELEALPGIGPAKAKSIVEYRQKNGAFKSVEELKNVKGIGDAVLNKLKAEATVSSAAPKAAQPAVKK